Proteins from a genomic interval of Synechococcus sp. A15-28:
- a CDS encoding DUF3136 domain-containing protein translates to MTQAKLTIGELEAGYPLYCKALRRLLQQGKTTKDIERTVCWGHLETLNRCLPTRYKAPSYLLALIRRDLEKIKEGKVPI, encoded by the coding sequence ATGACCCAGGCGAAGCTCACCATCGGTGAATTGGAAGCGGGCTACCCGCTCTATTGCAAAGCCCTCAGACGATTGCTCCAACAAGGCAAGACGACCAAAGACATCGAACGCACGGTCTGTTGGGGACATCTGGAAACGCTCAACCGATGCCTGCCAACGCGCTACAAAGCACCGTCCTACCTGCTGGCTCTCATTCGTCGGGATCTGGAAAAAATCAAAGAAGGAAAAGTTCCTATTTGA
- a CDS encoding prohibitin family protein, translated as MRSYQNPEQVWKTVVVVSSIFVGGIAVLSSLFVVPAGEVGVVTTLGKVSEQPRQPGLNFKIPFIQSTHSFSVRTQVVPEKFSTLTKDLQVIEATATVKYAVKQSEAPRIYSTIATDDSAIYARVIQPSLLKSLKSVFSKYELDTIATDWNSISSLVQDSVSQELSKFDYVAVRGLDITGLQIAEEYRAAIEQKQIAQQQLLRAKTEVQIAEQEAIKFETLNRSLNDSVLYKLFLDKWDGKTQVVPSFSGGTTPPVIVGRN; from the coding sequence ATGCGCTCGTATCAAAATCCCGAACAGGTTTGGAAAACAGTCGTTGTTGTTTCGTCGATCTTTGTTGGGGGTATCGCCGTTCTGTCCAGCTTGTTTGTTGTGCCCGCAGGGGAGGTTGGTGTCGTCACAACGCTTGGCAAGGTCTCGGAGCAGCCCCGTCAGCCTGGCCTGAACTTCAAAATTCCCTTCATTCAAAGCACGCACTCCTTCAGCGTCAGAACCCAGGTTGTCCCGGAGAAATTCTCGACGCTCACGAAAGACCTTCAGGTGATTGAGGCAACCGCAACTGTGAAGTATGCCGTTAAGCAATCTGAGGCTCCACGCATTTACAGCACGATTGCTACGGATGATTCCGCCATTTATGCCAGGGTCATTCAGCCGTCATTGTTGAAATCACTCAAATCTGTTTTCTCGAAATACGAGCTGGACACAATCGCTACGGATTGGAACAGTATTTCTTCTCTGGTTCAGGACAGTGTATCGCAGGAGCTTAGTAAATTTGATTATGTGGCTGTGAGAGGCCTTGATATCACTGGCTTGCAGATTGCCGAGGAGTACAGAGCGGCAATTGAACAGAAACAGATTGCTCAACAGCAACTCCTTCGGGCCAAGACAGAAGTTCAGATTGCCGAACAAGAGGCGATCAAGTTCGAAACATTGAATCGGTCGCTTAATGACAGTGTTCTGTATAAGCTGTTTCTCGATAAATGGGATGGTAAAACCCAGGTGGTTCCCTCCTTCTCAGGCGGAACGACGCCTCCCGTGATTGTCGGTAGAAATTGA
- a CDS encoding DUF1651 domain-containing protein yields the protein MVQTDQCHRLLCRVSSPGAAIRRANSHGSCLSADKISVQRVSRHSFRPRGHAWLVNVNEQKVVEFKPEDPTADGQWVTLRTFHWRPPDYPIPESRRRMMKHEAIDVWEKMLSAGWRQCSPPVR from the coding sequence GTGGTTCAAACCGATCAATGCCACCGGTTGCTATGTCGAGTTTCTTCGCCAGGTGCGGCTATCCGCCGTGCTAACAGCCATGGCTCTTGTCTGTCTGCAGACAAAATTTCAGTGCAACGCGTTTCTCGCCACAGCTTCAGACCACGCGGCCATGCATGGCTTGTGAATGTCAACGAGCAGAAGGTCGTTGAGTTCAAGCCCGAAGATCCAACAGCAGATGGACAGTGGGTGACATTGCGCACCTTTCACTGGCGCCCGCCTGATTACCCGATTCCTGAATCACGTCGACGGATGATGAAACACGAGGCTATCGACGTTTGGGAGAAAATGCTTAGTGCGGGTTGGAGGCAATGTTCACCACCGGTGAGGTAG
- the lexA gene encoding transcriptional repressor LexA: MTSSSPEPLTSAQQELYDWLADYIGTHRHSPSIRQMMQAMGLRSPAPIQSRLRHLQQKGWITWQEGQARTLQLLGDMAAAAGIPVLGAVAAGGLVTAFDDVQEHLDLAPVLETQGLFALTVNGDSMVDAHIADGDVVLMEPVPDPQRLRNGTVVSALVAGSGTTLKHFHRKGAAVVLEAANPAYDPIELPAEQVEVQGQLVAVWRQV, encoded by the coding sequence GTGACCAGCTCGTCCCCGGAGCCGTTGACCTCTGCTCAGCAGGAGCTTTACGACTGGCTTGCGGACTACATCGGCACCCATCGCCATAGCCCATCCATCCGCCAGATGATGCAGGCGATGGGGTTGCGGTCCCCCGCGCCGATTCAGAGCCGGTTGCGCCATCTGCAGCAGAAGGGATGGATCACCTGGCAGGAAGGTCAGGCCCGGACCCTGCAGTTGCTGGGGGATATGGCTGCAGCTGCTGGCATCCCCGTGCTGGGTGCCGTGGCGGCCGGCGGTCTGGTGACGGCGTTTGATGATGTTCAGGAGCACCTGGACCTGGCGCCGGTTCTGGAAACCCAAGGACTGTTTGCGCTGACGGTGAACGGCGATTCGATGGTGGATGCCCACATCGCTGATGGCGATGTGGTGTTGATGGAGCCTGTTCCTGATCCCCAGCGGCTGCGCAACGGCACCGTCGTCAGTGCCCTGGTGGCCGGCAGCGGGACAACCTTGAAGCATTTCCACCGCAAAGGGGCAGCGGTTGTGCTGGAAGCGGCCAACCCTGCCTACGACCCGATCGAGCTGCCGGCGGAACAGGTGGAGGTGCAGGGCCAGTTGGTGGCGGTGTGGCGACAGGTGTGA
- a CDS encoding ABC transporter ATP-binding protein, protein MAESQNGNDHRVSLLSQSLATVSVRDLWHRYDGSAGPWTLRGIDLELAAGELVGLLGPSGCGKTTLLRLIAGFESPLQGSVHLQQRPVAGNGHWLPPERRGIGMVFQDYALFPHLTAWQNACFGLRPGQDDSRAAWLLELLGLKGLDQRYPHQLSGGQKQRLALARALAPAPKLVLLDEPFSNLDVEVRLRLRSELSSVLQVCGATGLIVTHDPGEALAICDRVAVMRDGELHQCATPRDLVDSPASPFVGRFVLQGNLLPLDGPMHCLIGSLENAGAQPPADPGADAELLLVDPAVIQLHDDPQGKACVMGREFLGQAWQYRVQQGTCDLRVNAPLSLDLPRGTRCRLAFQPGADVILFPQGIRLRATDPCGAAGVPAARPTPPA, encoded by the coding sequence ATGGCCGAATCGCAGAATGGAAACGATCATCGCGTTTCGCTGTTGTCGCAGTCCCTGGCCACCGTTTCAGTGCGTGACCTCTGGCATCGCTACGACGGCTCTGCTGGACCCTGGACGTTGCGGGGGATTGATCTCGAGCTCGCTGCGGGTGAGCTGGTCGGTCTGCTCGGACCCTCCGGCTGTGGGAAGACCACCCTGCTGCGACTGATCGCTGGCTTTGAGAGTCCGTTGCAAGGCTCCGTGCACCTGCAGCAACGACCCGTGGCGGGGAACGGGCATTGGTTGCCGCCCGAGCGACGGGGAATCGGCATGGTCTTTCAGGACTATGCCCTTTTCCCCCACCTCACGGCCTGGCAGAACGCCTGTTTCGGGCTGCGCCCCGGCCAGGACGACAGCCGCGCAGCCTGGCTGCTGGAGTTGCTGGGTCTGAAGGGGCTGGATCAGCGATACCCCCATCAACTCTCGGGCGGCCAGAAGCAACGCCTGGCCCTTGCCCGGGCTCTGGCACCGGCTCCGAAGCTGGTGCTGCTGGATGAGCCTTTCTCCAACCTCGATGTGGAAGTGCGGCTGCGGCTGCGCAGTGAACTCAGTTCTGTTCTGCAGGTGTGCGGAGCCACAGGGCTGATCGTGACCCACGATCCCGGAGAGGCCCTGGCCATCTGTGACCGTGTGGCGGTGATGCGGGATGGGGAACTGCACCAGTGCGCGACCCCCAGGGATCTCGTTGACTCCCCTGCCTCACCGTTTGTTGGTCGGTTTGTTCTTCAAGGGAATCTTCTGCCCCTCGATGGACCGATGCACTGTCTGATCGGTTCTCTTGAAAACGCCGGTGCTCAGCCACCGGCAGACCCGGGAGCCGATGCCGAACTTCTGTTGGTGGACCCAGCCGTGATTCAGCTTCACGATGATCCCCAGGGGAAGGCCTGCGTAATGGGACGGGAGTTCCTCGGGCAGGCCTGGCAGTACCGCGTGCAGCAGGGAACCTGCGATCTCCGCGTGAATGCTCCCCTCAGCCTGGATCTGCCCCGCGGTACCCGCTGTCGATTGGCCTTTCAACCAGGCGCCGACGTGATTCTCTTCCCGCAGGGAATCAGGCTGCGCGCCACTGATCCTTGTGGCGCCGCAGGCGTCCCAGCTGCTCGACCGACTCCGCCCGCATGA
- a CDS encoding Rid family detoxifying hydrolase, which yields MTAQAVTTTAAPAPVGPYNQAVLAGGWLYCSGQIPLDPETGAMVGDGDVASETRQVLKNLNAVLEAAGATAQHVVRTTVFLADLGDFQTVNGIYAEMFGAGTSPARACVQVAALPKGARVEIDCVAWFGDDLKTV from the coding sequence ATGACTGCTCAAGCCGTAACGACCACAGCAGCTCCCGCCCCCGTCGGGCCGTACAACCAGGCGGTGCTGGCCGGTGGTTGGCTGTACTGCTCGGGCCAGATTCCATTGGATCCGGAAACGGGAGCCATGGTTGGTGACGGGGATGTGGCCAGCGAAACGCGTCAGGTGCTGAAGAACCTCAACGCCGTGCTGGAGGCCGCCGGTGCCACGGCACAGCACGTGGTGCGGACGACGGTGTTTCTGGCTGATCTGGGGGACTTCCAGACCGTCAACGGGATCTATGCGGAGATGTTCGGGGCGGGCACAAGTCCAGCCCGAGCCTGTGTGCAGGTGGCGGCACTGCCCAAGGGTGCACGGGTCGAGATCGACTGCGTCGCCTGGTTTGGTGATGATTTGAAGACCGTGTGA
- a CDS encoding DUF1651 domain-containing protein: MWQNLPKHSDKPEKTGGEGWLVNPQQQKLVQFQPDSATAHAQWVAIRTFRINPDRPPALITGRRMLRHNAIEAWQTMLKIGWSRCLPPRQ; encoded by the coding sequence ATGTGGCAAAACCTGCCAAAACACAGCGACAAGCCGGAAAAGACCGGCGGTGAAGGCTGGCTGGTCAACCCGCAGCAGCAGAAGCTGGTGCAGTTCCAACCCGATTCAGCGACGGCCCACGCTCAATGGGTCGCCATACGGACGTTCCGCATCAACCCCGATCGTCCACCAGCACTGATCACCGGGCGACGGATGCTGCGGCACAACGCCATTGAGGCCTGGCAGACCATGCTCAAAATAGGATGGTCACGATGTCTTCCACCAAGACAATGA
- the gloB gene encoding hydroxyacylglutathione hydrolase, translating to MQSSLHALPVLQDNVIWIWVRGAEAVVVDPAVAEPVIDWLQQRQLQLSAVLQTHHHADHIGGTPGLLQRWPNAAVVAAAADRSRIPFQTVSVSDGDQISVLGRSLAVLDVAAHTAAHIAFVIPEREDLDLGPVLFCGDTLFSGGCGRLFEGTPADMHRALGRLAQLPESTQVCCAHEYTEGNLLWATQQEPKDAAIRQRYETVVALRRRGELSLPSSIGEERRSNLFMRAESVEQLGRLRRHKDQWRAA from the coding sequence ATGCAATCCTCCCTCCATGCCCTGCCGGTGCTGCAGGACAACGTCATTTGGATCTGGGTGCGGGGCGCCGAGGCCGTTGTGGTGGATCCCGCAGTGGCAGAACCCGTCATCGACTGGCTGCAACAACGGCAATTGCAGCTGAGTGCCGTGCTGCAGACCCATCACCACGCCGACCACATCGGTGGAACCCCCGGCCTGCTGCAGCGATGGCCCAACGCGGCGGTGGTGGCCGCTGCAGCCGATCGTTCACGCATTCCCTTTCAAACGGTCTCCGTCAGCGACGGCGATCAGATCAGCGTGCTCGGCCGATCACTCGCGGTGCTGGACGTGGCCGCCCATACCGCCGCCCACATCGCCTTTGTGATTCCCGAGCGGGAGGATCTGGATCTCGGCCCGGTGTTGTTCTGCGGCGACACGCTGTTTTCCGGTGGTTGCGGCCGTCTGTTTGAAGGGACCCCGGCTGATATGCATCGAGCCCTTGGCCGGCTGGCGCAACTTCCTGAATCCACCCAGGTCTGCTGCGCCCACGAGTACACGGAAGGGAACCTGCTCTGGGCCACCCAGCAGGAACCCAAGGACGCAGCCATTCGCCAGCGTTACGAGACCGTGGTGGCCCTGCGGCGCCGTGGCGAATTGAGCCTGCCCAGCAGCATCGGCGAGGAACGGCGCAGCAACCTGTTCATGCGGGCGGAGTCGGTCGAGCAGCTGGGACGCCTGCGGCGCCACAAGGATCAGTGGCGCGCAGCCTGA
- a CDS encoding PAP/fibrillin family protein → MTDEHDALVRHLRSNPNDQSISERIAKLETSIPADLNQDAPLLKGVWDLRWSSSSQPWLRQAPWLENLQALDPERNKGCNLLRLRGPLGGIGAVSVQAELNLISSKRIEVKFCRGGWLGPSRPGQRQVKLMRNVQQNFPAWLDITVLSQELRICRGNAGTIFALLRRNDLLTEELLD, encoded by the coding sequence ATGACCGATGAACACGATGCGCTGGTCAGGCATCTGCGCAGCAATCCCAATGACCAAAGCATCTCTGAACGCATCGCCAAGCTGGAGACATCAATCCCGGCTGACCTCAATCAGGATGCGCCGCTGCTGAAGGGGGTATGGGATCTGCGTTGGAGCAGTTCAAGTCAGCCTTGGCTGCGTCAGGCACCATGGCTTGAAAATCTCCAGGCGCTGGACCCAGAGCGAAACAAAGGTTGTAATTTGCTGCGTCTTCGTGGTCCCCTTGGAGGGATTGGTGCTGTCAGTGTTCAAGCCGAGCTCAACCTGATCAGCTCAAAACGGATCGAAGTGAAATTCTGCAGAGGAGGTTGGCTCGGCCCGTCACGACCAGGGCAACGGCAAGTGAAATTAATGCGTAATGTTCAGCAGAACTTTCCGGCTTGGCTCGACATTACTGTGTTGAGCCAAGAATTACGGATTTGTAGAGGCAATGCAGGAACCATTTTTGCATTGCTTCGTCGAAATGATCTGCTGACCGAAGAACTCCTCGATTAA